TCATACATTTGCTCCTGGAAAACTAGGTGCCCTTTATGAAATAGCTCTCGCCGTTGAAGAGGGCTACCGATGGTGGTATCCTGGATTCTACATCCACAGCTGCCCCAAAATGAAGTACAAAATCGACTACGGCCCTCAGTATATTCTCGATCCGGATAACTTGGACTGGAGGCCTCTCGATAAGACCATTTTGGATATCCTTGGCAGGGACACTTATACAAGTTTCTCCACAGTCTTGGGAGGAAATGTTTCTAATACATCTGAGATGCGCTCTGCAGTCTCCACAGGCATACCCTCTAGTGGAGCTCCTGAGACGTCCATGTCTTTGGATGAGAGCCCACAGAGCCCGGAGGATGCCAACTCGGATGAAGACATTGACGAGGAGGTTGACGAGGTGTACGACTCATTGTTCCGATCTAAAATGCCAGGCATCCCTTCTGTCGCCACCATGGAAAGTTTAGACCTGGATCACATCATTCTCAGAATCTTTCCTACAGGTCCGTTGTTTGAGACTTCGGATCTAGTTGGCTGGAGGCACAGCAATATCAGACAGCCGTCGGGCATCAGGCATAGCATTGCACAGCTGATTGCAGCATTAGGCCCTGATTTGATGGGTGACATATGCCTGGATCTAGTGCGCCGGCAAGTGTAGCTGACTGCACTACGGTATTAAGATTGGATTACCCTTTTGCCCTGCTGTTGGTTACTATGTACGTGTAGGATTAGTTAGGATACCATAGCTCTTGTAGCGCCAGTGTGTACGTCACTAGCGAATTTCTGTAGATAAACTTTTCATCTTGCATTTTCGAATTATTAAAGCGCTTTTGAAAACCAAGCATGATGTACGCTTATGTGCTCTATAAATCCTTTTCATTTGTTCAGTTTTCTCTAGGTTAAGCTGGGCGAGCTTGGGAGAGCTCCAAACAGCTGCCCCACCCCCGCATCGTATCTTATCTTATCGTTCACCTAGCTGAGCCGATACAACTTTTTGTCAAGTTCAAAAACCTTTCAGCAACAATCATCACCAGGCCGCCATTCCACGCCCCCTTGGAGCAATTGCGCCGTAATACCTTGTCTCGGCTTCACAAACACATGGAAATACGGTGACAATGGCTCAACAAACATTATTATCCCCCGCCGAGCTCGCGTATCTCCACagttccctctccctcagcCCGCCCATCCGCCCCGACGGCAGAACATCCAAGCAGTTCCGGCCCCTGACAGCAGAGACGGGCATCCTGCCCGGCACAAACGGCAGCGCGCGCGTCTGTTTATCAGACGGCACGGAGGCCATCGTGGGCGTCAAGGCGGAGATTGAGAAGACGGTCGACCCGCTGGGCGGCGAGCACTACCAGGAGTACGTCAAGAGCGCGAGCGGCgtgggcggcggcgatgcggAGGCAGACAGGCGCGAGGCGAGGGGGGAGTGGCTCGAGATGACGGTGGAGATTCCGGGCTTGAGAGATGACGATGCGGGGACGGTGTTTTTGGCTGAGTTGTTGAGGGAGGCGTTGCTTGCGGATGGGGAGTTTGCGAAGAAGCTGTGGATTAACAGACGGTTTCACTGGAGGCTATATCTTGACGTGAGTAGATGGAatttccctcctcctcctcttctttttctacgTGATTTTGGTGTTGTCTTGGGTTGGGTTTATATCATATTTTGAGTACTAATGAACTTGGGCTATAGATCCTTTTGATATCACCACCGCTTTCATATCCCCTGCCACTCCTCTCCCTCACAACAcatctcgccctcctcgccACAAGACTCCCGCGCCTCAAATCAGAAGGTGACGAAGACCCCATGTTCGACGACGACTGGGAGGCCGCCCCGTTCCTATACCCTCGCGAAGGCGCCGCCACGGGCTCGCGGCCGTCCATTACGCTGCTGGTCGTTGCCGTGGGCGACAGCATCCTGTTCGACCCttccaaggaggagctcgCGGTCGCTGACTCCGCGCTGGCTGTGTCGCTATGTGAGGTCAGGACGCAGCGCGAGCAGGGCGGCATGGAGGTGGACTCTGGGCGCGAGCTGAGGCTGGTGTCGATGCGGACGATTGATCCTCCCTCGAGGCTGACGCCGCCTGGGGTGCCTAGCACGGCTAATTTGGCGGCAAGCGGGACGTCTGATACGacgcagcaaaagcaacaacagAGAGCGGAGGAACACCCCCAAGAAGGCGTCTGGAAGGCGCCGTTGGGCGGAACTAGGTTTGCCGTCCTGGATAGCATTATGCAGGCTGTCCTAGAAAAGGGGGGTGTTGCAGACGAAGTCTTGGATGGGCTGGAAGGAGTAGACCTGGCGTAAAACATGTTTGCCATATTCTGGGCTGCGTttattgtttgtttgcttttttgctaTATACTGGTACATCTACATCATGTTCGGTCTCACTGACATTGGGGGAATTTGCCTAATGCCTAACGTGCGGGGTTTTACATCTTAGTGTTACAATAGAAAAGGGCATCTCATATGGCCCTGCCAATCAATGCACATATAATGAATCGTATCATGATGTCCTCAAAAGATGCCCAgccacttcttcttctgctcagCGGGGGCCTCGGCCTCGGGCTGGGGCGGCAGCTCGCGTCCCATGGCGGCAGCCTCGAGTTGTTCCTCCGACTTTTGCTCGTCCTTTCCAAACACCATCTGCACGGGGtccttggcctcgatgcCGTGCATCTTCATAAAGTACCTGCGCTTCGCAACGTCGTCGAGGTGTCGGGTCCGGTGCTCAGTggccttgagggccttgtccttctcgTGCATGAGGATGACGTTTTTCCATTGGGCGAAGAAGTAAGTAGGCTGGTGCCACAGGTCGGAGATCGGCGGCACGAGGTCCTTGAAGGGAGAGTTGTAGGCGTAGTTCATGAAGAAAGTGTATACACCCATGGCCAGAAGCGCGCCCTAAACGCAGATTAAAACAAAAATGTCAGCCCAAACACCGCACACAACTACCAGTGGCAGAAAAAGACCATATCCATTGCTCAGCCCGTACCATGGTGATAAAGGTGTGCAGCAGCCTGCTGTGCCAGAACCAGTGCGTCCACGTCCCCTCGGGCGCCATCATGCCCGGGTAGTTCCTCTTGTTTTGGGCCGCAATCTCGTCCTCGGTCAGGGCAGGGCCGTAGTGCTTGGGGACGGAATTGCGCTTAAGCCTCGACCCATGCGACGGCGGGTTGAACTTGGCCGGCTTCTCCAGCACGATGGGCTTCTCGGTCGAGATGAAGCGGACGTGGATGTTCTGCGAGAGGGGGATCTGGATGCCTCGCCAGAGCGGCCcctgcagcggcagcaggaaGCGCGGGATGACTGCTCTCGTCACCATTGTGAGTGGCTGACGATGCAGGAGATGAGTAAGTGTGTTGTAGTGATGGGATCtggtaaagaaaaaaagaaaaagaaaagaaaagatgaacCACCCGCCCGTCAAGAGCCTTGGTcgttctctttttttcactgGCGTTGCTATGAAGCTCTGCCCATCCCACCAAAAAAAACTAGCGGATGTTGAAAAAAATGGGGACCCCCAGGAAAAGGCTGGCGGTAGAGACTCAGAGCCTCTTCCTTTGCCGATGTTTCTCCGACAGAGAGTGAAGCTGAAAAGATGACAGGGAAGCTGcggaaagaaggaaaatcCGGTGGAGCcggaagagagaagagcgagagaaaaaaaatctgGCAGGGAACAAGGATGAGTACAAAGAGGAAAGCCCACATGCTGTGGCGCTTTCCCTTCGACGCCGCTTTGGCCGCCCGACTTTACCCGGGGAAATCGCCCGACGAGTGAGCGTGACTGTGTAATTGCGGGCATCTGATTGGCTACCCACCAGCCACACTTGTGGCTGATCACCGCCGGTTCTGCAGCACCATGGTGTCATAAACTTTTTTCCTTGAAATTTCTGGTTTCCTCCtgttcctttcttttcctctcctaTACTTCTCTCATACCCTATTTTTCAACCTCACAAaatttttgttttccaaaGTAGTTAACCGGCTTAGGTTTCTCTTTGGACTTTTtcaactctctcatcttttctACCTAACAACTCTTTAATACCCATACTTCAAAATGGCTGGCGGTAAGTTTTTGGTGCTGCTCCAACTCGCAGAATCCGGTTGCCGAGACGTTTCCGAACAAGACGTGGGGAGTGCCATTGAGGCGGGCCACGACGGTCGACGACTTGGAcgcttggtgttttggacCTTTTGATGAATGATGCACGcaaatattacttttttgtGTGTTCATGTCGCCGGCAAGAGTGCTGAGGCCGCCTGGCGCAGTGCGTCATTTTCAAAGGCGGCTCGCATGTGCCTTACGATGACGCCCAGTGCAAAACACCAAACACACCTCGGTCCTTGGTTGTCGACTCAGTGCAACACCGATTGGCTCTTCTCACGTCCTCGACCACTACTATTTCTCGATTCAACGAAAATCCGGTTGCTAAGacgttttttctcttcaggTGATACTAAGAAGGGTGCCAACCTCTTCAAGACCCGTTGCGCTCAGTGCCACACCGTCGAGGCCAACGGCGGCAACAAGATCGGCCCTGCCCTGCACGGCCTCTTCGGCCGCAAGACCGGCTCCGTCGACGGCTACGCCTACACCGACGCCAACAAGCAGGCCGGCATCACCTGGGACGACAAGACCCTCTTCGCCTACCTTGAGAACCCCAAGAAGTACATTCCCGGCACCAAGATGGCCTTTGGTGGcctgaagaaggacaaggatcGCAACGACCTCATTGCGTACGTTCCCCccgttcttttttttctaccACGTTGAAACTAATTGTTGCTAACACTCCTCGTTCTAGCTACCTCAAGGAGTCTACCGCTTAAGCgatgaatgaagaaaaagaattgtAATGACAGAGATATCAATAGACGGGGTGCCGCGATTGTACTACTATAGATAAAGTTAGAATAGTCGAAGCACCATCACTGTGCTTGTACCATTAATATCCAACTCCGCTTTTTCAGCGACTGGACGCTGctttggccttttttcttcgcttcaTTCATGACGGTGTGTGAGATTGTGAATTTTCTCTTCAGTGTGTGTAGTGGGGTGAGCATTTTGGAGATACAGGATAGGGTTGAACGGGACTCGGTATTGGCTGACGGGATCCCGAATAGCCTTGTGCCATGTGTTACATTTGCTACCCTCCTGTTGCGGTAATGCCCGACAGGGTCTCGCTGCATTGATCGGACGATGCATGTGCCATTACCAGGAATTGTGGTAAATCACCATCGCTTCGTACTTGTGTACATAAATCAACACTATATCTATATGCATGCGCCTGGTATATCTACATCGCCGTTATCTAAACATGTTTCCCCTTACTCCCCCTTTCCCAGCTTCCTATCCAGCTTCCTGTACGAGTCTGGGTTAAGCACGCTACACCGCGTATTCTCCAGCGCATGCTCCCAGTCCTCCTGGTCAATCTCCCGCGCCGACTTCTTGCCCAGCATAAACTTCCTCAGCgcggcctcggcggccttgatgtGCAGGCCGCCGAGATCCGCGCCGCTAAAGTCCTTGCACCGGGGGTCCAGGGCGACGGCCGGCAGCCTCGCGAGCTCGGCCTCGGAGGCGTTGGCGTGGGCCGTCTTGTAGATGGCCCGAAGAATGTCGACGCGCTCCTCGGGGGTGGGGAGATCGACAAAGAGTCGCACGCTGAGACGTCCCGGGCGGAGCATCGCTGCGTCGATCATGTCTGGTCTGTTGGTTGTGCCCATGACGTAGATGCCTGAACGATCCTGGGCGCCGTCGAGCTCCGTGAGAAGGGCGTTGACGACTCGGACGCCGGCATCTGTGGAGGCGTTGTCTCGTCGGGGCACGAGCGAGTCGATTTcgtcgaagaagaggatgcaGGGCGTGGAGGAACGGGCTCGCTGGAAGAGCTCACGGACAGCCCGTTCGGACTCACCGACGTACTTGTTCAGCAGCTCGGGCCcgttgatgaggatgaaggaaGCCTGTGCCTCGTTGGCAACGGCCTGGGCGACGAGAGTTTTGCCGCATCCGGGGGGTCCCCAAAGGAGTGCGCCGGCAGGACGTCTGAGACCAAATTCCTGGTACAGCTCTGGGTTCTTGATGGGTCCAATGATGGACATGTGTAGCTGCTCGCGCACCTTTTCCAGAGCGCCGACCTGATCCCAGGTTACACTTGGGATCACGGTGAAGCCTTCTCTCCGGAGAGATGGGGTGAAGCCCTTGATGGCAAGCCGGAAGTCATCGAGTGTCAACGGCTCTGTGGGTATCGTCGTAAATGCGGGCTGTCTTAGATCTAATGAGATGTCTGATACATCCATTTGATCTCTGTGGGGAGGTCGAGTAAGTATCTCGAGCTGCCGTCCATCGGGGTCCTCTGTATTGAGAATTCGCTCCTGTGCTGCTTGTTCCGCCAATGTTGTGACAATAATAATGTCTGCGCCGACGAAACCGTGCGTCATCTTTGCTACCTCTCCGAGGTCTAAGTTGTCGGATAGTATCTTCTCCCGTGTCACCACCTTGAGAATATCATGCCGAGCATCCAGGTCTGGTACCCTCATTTGAATTGTCCTTTCGAATAGGCCGGCTTCAAGCGCAACGGGGTCGACATCCGTCAGCCTTGATgttgttgccattgccaaaaCGTTGGCCTGCTCTTGTTGAAGTCTTTGCATCTGCCGTACGAACTGGTTGAGCATCTTGCGGCCGTGCTCGTTGTGATTAGAGCTTCCCGGGTTAGGTATGTGCCAGTCAAGATCCTCGATGAGAACGATACTCGGGGCCAGCCCGATGGCCGTATCGAAAGCCTCGGCCAGACTCTTCTCTACGCGCTCAGGGTCCTCAAAGCAGCCATTGAGAGTTATTACAGGCACTTCGAGGTTCGCTGCCACGGTACGGATAAGTGACCTTTTGCCAGTTCCCGGAGGACCGAACAAGAGCATTCCAGGTACTCTCCTCCAACCATTTCCTTGGTAGAGTTCTGGGCACTTGAGCAGATAGCGTGTTTGGCGCAAAAGATGGCGGTGCATCTCGCCAACACCTCCCAGTGGTAACGGGTCTTCTAATTGCTCAACTTTGAAGCGGGTAGATTTGGGCGACTTCTTCTGTACCGTCTTGTCCTGTCTCTCGGCCTTTGGTGCCTCTTTCGGTGCGTCGCCATTGATTGCTGTCTCGGTACCTGTATCTGGGCCACTTACTGTGCCGTCTCTCTCGTCGCCCTCGGTCTGGATACGTCGCTTCTTGGCTGCAGGCTGCTCGGTGGTGCCCAGAGGTATAGGGTCGACTTGCCAGTGTTTTGTCAGCTGTCGGTTGAGTAGAAATCGATCGTCGTCTACTTTTTTCGACTCGGCCTCTTCTATAGCTGCCTCTGAGTCGTCCGAATCCTCGAGTTCTTCTTTGCGGAACTGCAGTACCCGATCAATGGAGTCTTCGAGGGgacgcttcttctgcctgGAGAGGCTCGAATTGGATCGTTTGATGGCATCGTATGCCGCGGTGATGGTTTTGAATGGCTTGCCGTCGTTGGCCTCTTCcaatttttttataatctgGTAGACGTCTCGATCAAGGCCTTGGCGCAGGTTCAGTCGGGACTTGAAATTGGGCGCCATGCTGGCTGTGGCGCTGTCGCAAACgctcttgaagaagatgagttTTGCTTCATGGCTTGcgcaaaaaataaaagttgCCCTGTAGATTCAGCACGGCGCGGGGATGAGATTTTGTATCACGGCTAGCCGTACATGGCAATTTTATCAATTTAGCGCAAGTTGTGTACATTGAAGAGTACAAGCACATGAGCACTGAAGGCAAGGCATTGAGGAGCCTTATTGCGCTACTTGGGACGAAAAGAAATGCTTGACTAATATCAAAAGACTTTCCAATGCCAATTATCATTTCATCACAACTCTGAATACATTTTCCCGGCTCTCAGTCTCTTTCGTGGACGCTCTCAATCTAGCCTAAAAACTGTGTAAATCTCGACCAAGTGAGATTCCGTCTCCGAACCCCTGTTTATCGATAAAGCTTTCGGCGCCACATGATACATCGAGACAATGACGACAAGGGCCTGTCCGCCGATTATCGTCCCGGCTTCTGTTCCTCTTCATTCCCCGTCTACGGACTCACGGTCGagcaaataaacaaaaacagcGGCCGAGTCCGTAGCGCAAACACATAATCTCTCGCAATGGGTGGCAAACAGAGCAAGATCACCGACCAGGACAAGTACGAACCCCGACTCCGCCCGTCATGGCCGTTATCGCTGCCGCCAGACCGTTTAACTGACAAGAGAGAACTCCAGGGCGATTCTGGACATGAAGATCCAGCGCGACAGGCTACACCAGTACCAGCGCCGCATCACCGTCCTCACGGATAAGGAAACGGACATTGCCAAGCAGATGCTCGCCAAGGGCGACAAGAAGCGGGCGCTGCTGGCGCTGCGGCGCAAGAAGTATCAGGAGTCGCTGCTGACCAAGACGGATGCgcagctggagcagctggagaggctGACGGCCAGCGTCGAGTTTGCGCAGATACAAAAGGACGTCGTGTTTGGCTTGCAGCAGGGCACAAAAGTGCTGTCTGAGATCCACGCTGAGATGGGCGGCATTGAGCACGTGGAGAAGTTGATGGGGGAGACTGCGGATGCGATTGCATACCAAAATGTATTTATTtgccttgtcttcttttgcGCAtctgatcttcttcttcttttctttatgcTGACTGACTATCACAGGAAATCAGCGAAATGCTCGGTTCGCGCATCACCGCcgcagacgaggaagaggtcgACGAAGAACTCGCTGCGCTGGAGGCGGAAATGTCCGGCGTTAACCAGAAACTCCCCACGGTACCGAGCGCTCAGCTTCCCGTTTCGGAACGACCGGCGGAACAAGAGGAAGCGCAAGAGAACCGGCCAGAGAGACAAGCGATGCTGGCTGcctgattgattgattgaatgATTGACTGAATGAATGACTGTTTGGTATGGGAGTATTGGCATGTTGGGGTTCCGGATGATTATTAGACATCTATTTCTTTCGTTTTTGATTGGGTTATGTGCTTGAGTATAGATGGCAGCAACACCATGGCGAGCACGGGATGGCGTTTTTGTatctttctttgcttttaACTTCTTCTACACCTATACAAGATTTCCATTATTTATCATACTTGATTCTCATTTTGGCCATGTTAGATCCATTCGCCGGAGGGCTTTTTACATTAGCTGCCGTATTTGGATGTCAGTTTCTTCATAATTGACATGGCTCCTCCACGATATCCCGTCCCAAAAATTGAGTAATGGTTTAAATGGTGATATCTGTGAAAACGATTAGCTCTGCTCACTTCCATCTTGACATACCCATATACACTCATAAATCAACTGCATTTTAGTACTCACAATTCATAGAGGATGACGCGATCATCCCACTCCTCCTTTGGCTCTGCTTTGGGCACGAGCTTCTCATACTCGCTCCAAAAAGAACCCCCATAGCCGCCAAACATCCTCATGATGCCCAGCTCGTATTCCGAATGGCCATACACGCAAGAAGGATCGAAAACAACCTCTTCGCGCCCGCCCTTTCCGGCAATCTGGCCCGCCGAATGATTCCCGCTCCAGAGATCGCCGTGAATAACAACGGGTgtgatggcgatgcggtCATCCCCGATAAGCCGCGGGACGACGCTGctggcaatcttctcgacCATGTCGGCCGCCTGGTCGTCTGGTCCGTGATTCTCGATGATGCGTCTCATGATGAAGCGCAGTCTATTCTCGGCGTAGAAGTCGGCCCAAGAGGCGCGCCACGAATTGTCCTGCTCCGTATCGCCGCAGCACGTCGGCACGGGGAAGCCGAACATAGCTCTGTCGAAGCCCTCCGGAATGGGCGCGGGGGTTGTATGCAGCTTGGCTAGCTTTGCGGCGAAGGAGATGCCGGAGCCTTTTGACACGGAGTAGCCAAGGTTGAGGAAGTCCGTGGCAAGAAAATACTTGTTGGAGTTTTGCATGGGGCCGTGGCAGTATGATTTGGGGCAGAAGTTGGGGACGGCGTCGTGGATTGCGTTGAGAGAGGCGTGTTCGCCTGTAAGTGAGAGAACGAGGGGATGTTAGCTTTGAGAGATGGGAAAAGACGGAAAGGGGAGAGGATGAATGAGAGGGTTGGACCTTGGAACATTATTTTTGCTCCCTCGCCGGAGGCTGTCTTGACGAAGTAGTCAAATGGCTGGCCATCTTTTGTGGTGGAGAGTTTGAAGGTTGATGAGAAGCCTGATCCTCCGACGGATGAGATTGTGGTGTTGTCTTTGTCTAGGTCTAAGGCCGCGAGGATGGCAGGGTCAATTGTCGGGGACATGGTTAATGCGATATGTTTGAAATCGGCgattataaacttaatatattaGTTCTATAGGTGACCTGCGATGTGTTTGATGTTGTATtattgagatgagatgttTTGTAATATGTGAATATGTACACTGGATGAGTATGTGAGTGACGTCAAGATGCTGCATGAATGGCCCCATGAAAATCACACCCAACACAGGCAAACTGTCACAATGAGAGCATCAAGTCATCTTCGATGTAAAATAAGGTATtgattttaataaaaataaacatAAACATATGAAAGGCTCTAAATTCCATCAAGGGGGGTATTTCAACAAAAATTCCATCGCTAAGACCCAATATCCGCTCGTATTATGTATCCTCCCTCCTTTGCCAAAATCCCTTTCCCCTTCCTTAttgtgtgtgtctgtgtgtgtgtgtgtatttTGTCCGGCCTGGCCGCTCCAAGTGGGGCCGGACGCCGAACCCGAACTGATCGGGAGAAGCGCCGTTGGTGCATTTTTCGCGCCCGTTTTATATTGTATTCGCTCGCTAGgtagagagagaatgaaacaaagaaaatgtTGAGACCGAAAGTGTGTAGACCCTATAGTATCCAAAGGATCTTTAAAAGACGTATTCGCTTTTTGTGATTCGAATGATATCGGTGAGTGAGTGTTGTCGTTTActgcttctcggccttctcAACGTgaaaagacgaagacgagctGGTGCGGCCTCGGGGGCTGACGGGCCTCGACTGAGCAGGGGTGTTCGTCTCGGAGCAGTTGGACGACTCGGGGTAGTCGAGCTCACAGGCGGGCTTGTTGTAGCAGTAGTGGCAGGGGCAGGCGACGACCTTGTTGATGGGAGGTCGGGGGGTGCAGTGGCGGGCCCACCAGCTTTGTc
This genomic stretch from Trichoderma breve strain T069 chromosome 1, whole genome shotgun sequence harbors:
- a CDS encoding snf7 domain-containing protein is translated as MGGKQSKITDQDKAILDMKIQRDRLHQYQRRITVLTDKETDIAKQMLAKGDKKRALLALRRKKYQESLLTKTDAQLEQLERLTASVEFAQIQKDVVFGLQQGTKVLSEIHAEMGGIEHVEKLMGETADAIAYQNEISEMLGSRITAADEEEVDEELAALEAEMSGVNQKLPTVPSAQLPVSERPAEQEEAQENRPERQAMLAA
- a CDS encoding cytochrome c domain-containing protein, which produces MAGGDTKKGANLFKTRCAQCHTVEANGGNKIGPALHGLFGRKTGSVDGYAYTDANKQAGITWDDKTLFAYLENPKKYIPGTKMAFGGLKKDKDRNDLIAYLKESTA
- a CDS encoding ATPase family associated with various cellular activities (AAA) domain-containing protein, with amino-acid sequence MAPNFKSRLNLRQGLDRDVYQIIKKLEEANDGKPFKTITAAYDAIKRSNSSLSRQKKRPLEDSIDRVLQFRKEELEDSDDSEAAIEEAESKKVDDDRFLLNRQLTKHWQVDPIPLGTTEQPAAKKRRIQTEGDERDGTVSGPDTGTETAINGDAPKEAPKAERQDKTVQKKSPKSTRFKVEQLEDPLPLGGVGEMHRHLLRQTRYLLKCPELYQGNGWRRVPGMLLFGPPGTGKRSLIRTVAANLEVPVITLNGCFEDPERVEKSLAEAFDTAIGLAPSIVLIEDLDWHIPNPGSSNHNEHGRKMLNQFVRQMQRLQQEQANVLAMATTSRLTDVDPVALEAGLFERTIQMRVPDLDARHDILKVVTREKILSDNLDLGEVAKMTHGFVGADIIIVTTLAEQAAQERILNTEDPDGRQLEILTRPPHRDQMDVSDISLDLRQPAFTTIPTEPLTLDDFRLAIKGFTPSLRREGFTVIPSVTWDQVGALEKVREQLHMSIIGPIKNPELYQEFGLRRPAGALLWGPPGCGKTLVAQAVANEAQASFILINGPELLNKYVGESERAVRELFQRARSSTPCILFFDEIDSLVPRRDNASTDAGVRVVNALLTELDGAQDRSGIYVMGTTNRPDMIDAAMLRPGRLSVRLFVDLPTPEERVDILRAIYKTAHANASEAELARLPAVALDPRCKDFSGADLGGLHIKAAEAALRKFMLGKKSAREIDQEDWEHALENTRCSVLNPDSYRKLDRKLGKGE
- a CDS encoding 3' exoribonuclease family, domain 1 domain-containing protein; this translates as MAQQTLLSPAELAYLHSSLSLSPPIRPDGRTSKQFRPLTAETGILPGTNGSARVCLSDGTEAIVGVKAEIEKTVDPLGGEHYQEYVKSASGVGGGDAEADRREARGEWLEMTVEIPGLRDDDAGTVFLAELLREALLADGEFAKKLWINRRFHWRLYLDILLISPPLSYPLPLLSLTTHLALLATRLPRLKSEGDEDPMFDDDWEAAPFLYPREGAATGSRPSITLLVVAVGDSILFDPSKEELAVADSALAVSLCEVRTQREQGGMEVDSGRELRLVSMRTIDPPSRLTPPGVPSTANLAASGTSDTTQQKQQQRAEEHPQEGVWKAPLGGTRFAVLDSIMQAVLEKGGVADEVLDGLEGVDLA
- a CDS encoding fructosamine kinase domain-containing protein produces the protein MSPTIDPAILAALDLDKDNTTISSVGGSGFSSTFKLSTTKDGQPFDYFVKTASGEGAKIMFQGEHASLNAIHDAVPNFCPKSYCHGPMQNSNKYFLATDFLNLGYSVSKGSGISFAAKLAKLHTTPAPIPEGFDRAMFGFPVPTCCGDTEQDNSWRASWADFYAENRLRFIMRRIIENHGPDDQAADMVEKIASSVVPRLIGDDRIAITPVVIHGDLWSGNHSAGQIAGKGGREEVVFDPSCVYGHSEYELGIMRMFGGYGGSFWSEYEKLVPKAEPKEEWDDRVILYELYHHLNHYSIFGTGYRGGAMSIMKKLTSKYGS